One segment of Apus apus isolate bApuApu2 chromosome 1, bApuApu2.pri.cur, whole genome shotgun sequence DNA contains the following:
- the NDUFB2 gene encoding NADH dehydrogenase [ubiquinone] 1 beta subcomplex subunit 2, mitochondrial has protein sequence MLARLGRSAGRLLRAGSAAAGRRHAGGGVHIPPRYRQFPELTRKQVIQSELISGLMWFWILWHFWHSSDMVLGHFPYPDPAAWTDEELGIPPDDE, from the exons ATGCTGGCGCGGCTGGGGCGCTCGGCGGGGCGGCTGCTGCGGGCGGGGAGCGCCGCGGCCGGGCGGCGGCA CGCGGGCGGCGGGGTGCACATCCCGCCGCGGTACCGGCAGTTCCCGGAGCTGACGCGGAAGCAGGTGATCCAGAGCGAGCTGATCAGCGGGTTGATGTGGTTCTGGATCCTCTGGCACTTCTGGCACAGCTCGGACATGGTGCTG GGACACTTTCCCTACCCCGACCCGGCGGCCTGGACGGACGAGGAGCTCGGGATCCCTCCGGACGACGAGTAG
- the LOC127394541 gene encoding trichohyalin-like produces MSILHVQCCPCGSLLTRCPITDFPVCVWRPGSLCMSLISSAKSCFRDSSPEASSFMRGARVLARSKADGYYYLGHIAREVKGSREHFVIEFDRSRALKGTGQPGTQETPLYDILHYEDARQQPLAPGDRVLAPWEARAERFGPGIVLKVLENKEAHLAHNRRGVLVNFWNGQTKEVSSDQALRIPLPLSERIILELQMPLSARQMVVDSSLDYPYIVTPGYRASDHHRQAHSAQDYWPRGLYSTQPCAKCSCGCTLLPHCCLAAWEPTQPTGCSVQQEDAFIPGTNLTKEELSKKIEEQLSEVKISSSESACREEGEEEEKRLKTEDFPKDVQSHLEEDKEVIEHKKSPQRERAHAVVDTAVNTDSWLMELHKEEAEGRQQDAETEDNVKHKHGLFECRVAEAPIQHSQRSPSLGTSALVPFRCQSFFDRVNQSLEKDSLVIKSALRVQRQYSTFKVQARRATDPLNLLKDKSITKSVLHDASQERWKKTDFDRAKIEHKRWQEEQRQLKREQQQQADDIRRQLRRDNKRQQLHQRALQGLENELEHKDRALQHVALLQAAWAERSRKESLSEEEEKRKASQRLQFLKTQRLQREVLQAERNERGFEQEKERLNFLRSRMQSRQEMLEQESQEQERQQKRHQVAKGKAFQTRGRSLQKMEREGQKLCELQQYLREQSLLMLRASLLA; encoded by the exons ATGTCCATCTTGCACGTCCAGTGTTGTCCCTGTGGTTCTCTGCTGACAAGATGTCCTATAACAGA ctttcctgtttgTGTGTGGAGGCCAGGTTCCCTTTGTATGTCCTTGATATCCTCAGCAAAAAGCTGTTTCAGGGATTCATCACCAGAGGCTTCCAGTTTCATGAGAGGGGCTCGTGTATTGGCCAGGAGCAAAGCTGATGGCTACTACTACCTGGGCCACATTGCCCGAGAGGTGAAG GGCTCCAGGGAACACTTCGTAATTGAGTTTGACAGAAGTCGCGCTCTGAAAGGCACGGGGCAGCCTGGCACACAGGAGACACCTCTCTACGACATTCTCCACTATGAAGATGCCAGGCAACAGCCCCTTGCTCCAGGAGACAGGGTCTTGGCACCATGGGAGGCTAGAGCCGAGCGTTTTGGCCCAGGCATCGTGCTAAAGGTTCTGGAGAACAAGGAGGCACATTTAG CACACAACAGAAGGGGGGTGCTTGTAAATTTCTGGAATGGGCAAACTAAGGAGGTTTCTTCTGACCAAGCTCTGCGGATCCCTCTGCCTTTAAGCGAGCGCATCATCCTAGAGCTGCAGATGCCTTTATCAGCCAGGCAGATGGTGGTAGACTCAAGCTTGGATTACCCTTACATTGTCACACCGGGTTACAGAGCCTCAGACCATCACAGACAGGCTCACTCAGCCCAGGACTACTGGCCCAGGGGTCTGTATTCAACTCAGCCCTGTGCTAAGTGCAGCTGTGGGTGTACCTTGCTTCCCCATTGCTGCCTTGCAGCATGGGAACCCACACAGCCTACAGGGTGCAGTGTGCAGCAGGAAGATGCCTTTATCCCAGGAACAAACTTGACTAAAGAAGAACTCAGTAAGAAAATAGAAGAACAATTGTCTGAAGTGAAGATTTCATCTTCAGAAAGTGCTTGcagagaggaaggggaggaggaggagaagagattGAAGACAGAAGATTTTCCAAAAGATGTTCAGTCTCATTTggaagaggacaaggaggttATAGAACATAAGAAG AGTCCTCAGAGGGAGAGGGCTCATGCTGTGGTTGATACTGCTGTCAACACAGACAGCTGGTTAATGGAACTccacaaggaagaagcagagggCAGACAGCAGGATGCTGAAACTGAGGATAATGTTAAACACAAACATG GTCTTTTTGAGTGCAGAGTGGCAGAAGCTCCAATCCAGCATTCCCAAAGGAGTCCTTCCCTGGGAACCAGTGCTTTGGTTCCTTTCAGGTGCCAAAGCTTCTTTGACCGAGTGAATCAATCACTAGAGAAAGACAGCCTGGTCATCAAATCAGCTCTACGTGTCCAGAGACAATACAGTACCTTCAAAGTGCAGGCTAGGAGAGCCACAGATCCTCTAAAtcttctgaaagacaaaagcatTACA aaatCAGTCCTTCATGATGCATCTCAGGAGAGGTGGAAAAAGACAGACTTTGACAGAGCAAAGATTGAGCACAAAAGGTGGCAAGAGGAACAGAGGCAGTTgaagagagagcagcagcagcaggcagatgaCATCCGGCGCCAGCTGCGCAGGGACAACAAGAG GCAGCAATTGCATCAGAGAGCGTTGCAAGGGCTGGAGAATGAGCTGGAGCACAAAGACAGAGCTTTGCAGCACGTGGCACTGCTTCAGGCTGCttgggcagagaggagcaggaaagaATCCTTgtcagaagaggaggagaagaggaaggcaaGTCAGAGGCTGCAGTTCCTAAAGACACAGCGTTTGCAGAGAGAGGTGTTACAGGCAGAACGCAATGAAAGGGGCTTTgagcaagagaaagaaaggctG AATTTTCTCAGGAGCAGAATGCAGTCACGGCAGGAAATGCTGGAACAAGAAtcacaggagcaggagaggcagcaaaAACGGCACCAGGTTGCCAAAGGGAAAGCATTCCAAACCAGAGGTCGTTCGCTCCAGAAGATGGAAAGAGAAGGCCAGAAACTCTGTGAACTTCAGCAGTACCTCAGAGAACAGAGTCTTTTGATGCTTCGGGCATCACTGCTAGCGTAA